ACGATGGGCGAGCATTGGGTTTATTGGGATGGAACGCTTGATGATGGAAGTTTAGCTCCTGCGGGGAATTGGGTTGTTGAGATAACCGCAGAGCAAGCAGGCGGGTATAGCGCTTGGACGATGTATTATGATGACGATACCGGAGCAAAAGGCTTAAACATTTACACGCGTGGCGTGGATATTAATAAAGATCCAAAAAGCAAAGATTTTGGATTTATTTATGCGGGAAATTCCGGAGGACCAATTGGTAATGGTATAATAAGATATAGAGCAGATGGACAACCAGCTGGAGATGAAGGCAAGCCATTAATATTGTCAACTAAAGATGTTCTTGGAGCGAATAATGTATTTCACACAACAATTGACTATCTTGGAAGAGTTTATGTATCAAGGACAGCAGCAGGTGATGGGGTTTATAGGTATGATCCAAGGGATGGCTCATTAAAGAAGGTTGTAAGTTTTTCTGGGCGACCGAAAGGTTTAGCTGTAAGCGGAACAGGAAGTGATTTTAAACTTTACATAGCTAATGGAGATAGATATAACATCCTTGTTGCAAGATTGGGAACGGATGACACTTTAACAGTTCCACTTGATACAATTGCTGTTTTTTTGCCTGATAGCTTGTATGTGAATGATTTAGTTGTTATAAATGATTCTGTTATGTATGTGAATCTCAAAAAGGGAACTGGAACTTTTGGTGCTAATCCAAGCTGGACGGAAAAATATATCATCTATGGAAAAACTCGGGTGACAAGGGCTGATACAGTATGGTCTATCTACTGGGGATCTGCAGCAAATATAGCAGGAATAGCCTATTACAACGATCAGTTGTTTATTTCGGTTAGAGAAAGCCCGGCTGGAAGCATCAATGGTGTTTGGAGAGTTTGGGATTTGAATGCAACGACACCCAGCTATGAGCGAATCTTTAATCCACCATTAGGTACTATCAGCTCAGCTGCCGATTTAACTGTTGATATTGTCGGCAATATCATCTTCTTTGAAAATACCAATGAGCATATATACTTTATCGCCCCACCAAATGGACCAAACTCTTTTACTCTTGTGGCTCCCGACACTATAAATATCACAGCGCCAGGAAAAGCCGTCAAATTAGTTTCAATAGCTGAAGCAAGAAAAGATGAAGATAATGACTATATCCCCGACTATAAAGCCACAGGCGATACCCTGATGGTCGTCGGAACAGTGTTTAGCCCAAATTATACACTGCCCACCAATACATCTTATTATATCTATGATAATACTGGTGCAATCAATGTTTTTAAATCAGGCGTTGCTTTAAACTTTAATCCGGGTGACCGTTTGCTTGTCATAGGTAAAATTGACCAATTCAGAGGTTTAACTGAAATAATTCCTCTGACAGCTGATTCAACGACTATAAGAGTTGTTGCTACTGGTTATCCCTTGCCAACACCGAGAAGGTTAACGGTTTCTGAATTTCTGAGCAATTTTGAACAGTATGAGGCACAATTAATCCAGCTTGATTCGCTCTGGAAAGCGTCAACTTCTGTAGCTTGGCCGGCTTCTGGTTCAGATGCAAATATGACTTTTGTCTCTTTTGCAAAAACTGAAACATTGACTGTTAGAATTGATAGAGATACAGACATTGATGGACAACCAGAACCGCAATATCCAGTTACTGTGATCGGGATAGCATCTCAATATACCACTGGATCAGCTGTTGTTACAGGTGGATATCAAATTTTGCCGAGATATTATGCCACCGACTTTAGAACAATAAATCTTCCACCAGCGCCTCCTATACTTGCACTCCCAGCTAACTATGCTTCGTTACATATACTTTCAACTGATACTGTTGAATTTGTTTGGTATAAAGCGCTTGATGGCAATGTCCCACCTGATACAATCACATATTATTTACGACTTGCTAAGGATTCGGCGATGACACAAGTTGTTAGGGTTGATACCCTTATTGCTGACACAGTTAAAGCGATAAAAGGCGCTGACTTATTCCCATTGTTCACGCCTGGGGATACAACGCTTGTTTTGTGGTGGAGAGTTGATGCAACTGATAAAAAATCCCCAGCGGTTAAGTCAGCGATTTGGAAACTTAACTTAACTAAACCTACAAAAGTTGAAATTGCTGAAGATGGTATTCCTACCGACTATTACCTGAGCCAGAATTATCCGAATCCATTCAACCCTGTGACGACGATTAAATTTGGTTTGCCAGAGGATGCTCAAGTTGAACTTTCAGTTTATAATATCCTTGGTCAGAAAGTGGCAACACTTGTTAATGAATACAGAAGAGCCGGGCATTATGTAGTCCAATTTGACGGTAGCAATTATGCCTCTGGTACTTACTTCTATGTTTTAAGAGCTGGTAATAAAGTTCTAAAGAACAAGATGCTTTTAATCAAGTGATTTTCCCATAGTCCCCCTACACATAGTCCCAATCCATTGCCCTCCCCTGAAACGGGGAGGGTTTTTTATTTATGAAGCAAAATTTTCTCAATTTTCCCGCTTTTGTCTCAAATTTTCCCAAATCTAATAAACAAATTTGATGAAAAAGCATTGACTTTCAATGTGTCTTTCTTGGCATAGGTTTTGAAATCTATATTTTTGAACATAGATTTTTTGAATTTAAAAATGTAGAATTGTGAAGCCAATAAATAAAAAAGAGCCGATATTTCCGATAGGTATTGTTGCCCAGAGATTAGGAATCTCTGAAAGTACGATAAGAATGTATGAGCGAGAAGGTTTGATAATACCTTACAAGAAAGAGAGCGGGCATAGGTTATTTAGCGAGCGTGATATGGAAAGGATTGAGTGCATAAAAAAGACGATAGCGGAGAAGAAAATTAGTATTGCTGGGATAAGAAGATTATTGGCTTTGATACCTTGCTGGGAAATTAAAAATTGTCCAATTGAGATCCGAAATGAATGTCCTGCTTATGTTGATTATGAAAAGCCGTGTTGGCTCCATAAGGTAAATTTAAAAGGCGATTGCGCAACCAATGAATGTCGCGAGTGTGAGGTTTATAATTCAATTAAAAGCTGTGACGAATTAAAAGAACTTTTAAAAAAGTATCTTGTTAGTTCTCAAGTTTAAAATAAAAATTAGAGAGGGCAAATGGAAAATAACAAACTTTCAATGGTTGTCTTCAGCGGGGATATGGATAAGTTAATGGCAGCGTTTATCATAGCAACTGGTGCAGCTGCTTCGGGAATGGAGGTAACTATGTTTTTTACATTCTGGGGCTTGCAAGCGATTAAAAAGAATGAAAAGACAGGGAGAAGTTTCTTTGGACGGCTACTTGGTTTTATGCTGAAGGATATTAACGGTGTTGGTCCAAGTAAAATGAATTTCGGTGGGATTGGGCGTTGGATGTTTAAGAAGATGATGAAAGCAAAAAATGTAGCACTTCTGAATCAGTTAAGAGAAATGGCTGTTCAACTTGGCGTTAAGCTTGTTCCCTGTCAAATGAGCATGGAAGTTATGGAAATATCCACAGAGAATTTAATATCAGGTGTTTCCGCTCCCGTGGGTGTTGCAAGTTTTCTTGAAGAAGCCAGGAATTCAAAAATTACACTTTTCATTTAAAAACAAAAAAGTTAAATGTAAAGATGAACGAGCAAATAAAAGTAGACCTAAAGCTTGATCTAAAAGGATTGCTCTGCCCATTACCAATAGTCAAGTTATCACAAGCTATAAAAGATTTGCCAATTGGTGCTGTTATTGAAGGGGTAGCAACTGACCCAGGTGTTATGGCTGATGTTCCAGCATGGGTTAAATCAACTGGGCAAGAACTCATTTCAATTGAACAACAAGGGAAGGAATACAGATTTTTGATTAAAAAAGTAAAGTGAGGATAATATGCTGAGTTTTTCAAAGACAATTGCTTTGATTTCTCTTTTATTCTTTTTCGCTGGGATTTTGTATCATTACTTTGTGACGCGAAGATTAAAGCTTCCACCTGATTTCGCACGTCCAAAAGGTTCGTGGAAAGTTGGAGTTCTTTATTCTTTTACTTTTGGTATGATGCCTTGGGCAAAGGAGAGCACTAGAAAACATTGGCTTGCTTATTTGCGTGGCGTTGCTTTTCATATCGGGATATTTACAGGATTGTTCACTCTCGCTCTGAGTTTTTTCATTAATCAATTCAATGAAACAGTGAATTTAATTTTTGCGTTGATTGTTGGATTTGGCGCTTTAATGGGGTTTGCTGGCATCGTTATGAGAATTGTTGAGAGAAATTTGAGAGAAATAAGCACGCTTGATGATTTTATTTCTGTAGCTCTTGTTTCCATTTCTCTTGCTTTTATAGCGCTTGCTTTAATTGAGCCAGCTTTTAAGATACCGATGTATTTGGTATCGGCGATTATGTTGTTTTACGCACCGCTTGGGAAAGTTAGACATTGTCTTTATTTCTTCTTCTCAAGATTTTTCTTTGGTCTTCATCTTGGTAAAAGAGGAATTGTTCACAGATTTACGGAGGTAAGCTATGGCAAATAATGGGACGCTTCAAAAAGCACTTGAAACACTTGAAAAGCAATTAAATCAGCCATTAAAAACAGCTCTTGAAGTTTGCGCACGATGTGGAATTTGTGCTGAATCTTGTCATTATTATGTTTCTGAGCCGAAGATTGAGCATGTCCCGGCATATAGAGCTGAACAATTGAGAAAAATTTACAGGAGGAAAAATAATTTCTTAGGCAAGATTTTCCCTCGTCTGGTTAATGCTATTGACCTTGATGAAAAAACTTTTGATAAACTCGTTGAGATGGCTTTCTCTGAGTGTACGCTCTGCCGAAGGTGCACATTCAATTGCCCCCTTGGTGTTGACACTCCTCTCGTTATGAGAACAATAAGGGCTATGGCTACAGCTACAGGAAAAGCTCCCGAGATATTAGTTATGCTTGCAGATGCAGCGATTGCAAAGGGTGAAAATCCCGAAATTTTTAAAGAACTATTTCTCCAACAAATTTCTGAGCTTGAAAGAGAACTTCAGGAAATTACGGGAGACCAAAATGCCAAAATTCCAGTTGAGAAAGAAGGTGCAAGGATTTTGTATGTGGCTCTTGCTGGTGCTCATACAATTTTGCCACCAGCTATAATTTTCAACGAGGTTAAAGAGGATTGGACCTTGAGCTTATATGAAGCAGCAAATTATGGAGTTTTCCTTGGGGATGTTGAAAGGGCGAAAAAAATTGCGAAAAGGATAATTGATGAAGCGAAAAGGTTGAAGGTTCAAGAAGTGATTGTCGCTGAATGTGGGCATGCTTGTGCAGCTCTTGTATGGGATGCGCCGAATTGGTTTGGAGAGAAATTCCCATTTAGAGTAAGAAGTATAATTGAGTTGTTAGCTGAATATATTCAAAAAGGAATATTAAAGGTTGAAAAAATTCATACGCAACCGATAACTTATCACGATTCATGTAATCTTGCAAGAACCGGTGGAATTTTCAGAGAGCCGAGGTTAATTTTAAAGTCCATTGCAAATGATTTCAAAGATATGAATCCGAATGGAATTGAAAACTACTGCTGTGGCGGTGGTGGAGGACTTGTTGCATTACCTGAATATTACGAGAAGAGAATGAGGGCAGGTAAGCCGAAGGCAGAGCAAATTAAAAAAACGAACGCAAAAATTGTGGCTGCAGCTTGTGAAAATTGTAAACTTCAACTTGCCGACTTAAATAACTACTATAATCTTGGCGTTGAAGTTAAGGGAGTTGTTGACCTAGTGGCTGAAGCAATTTTGCATAGAAAAAAATCAATATCATCAGTTAGTTAAAAGCACCTTTAAAAAATTAATTTGTCAAAATCAAAACAAAACTTTGGAGGTAGCTATGAGGTTAAGGACATTGTTTTCCGTCTTGCTTTCACTGTTTGTCTATTCACTCGTTTTTTCTCAAGACCCTGCAAACTTCCCAACGAGCTTGCACAAAACAAGAGAAGGAAAACGCACATGGTATAAGAAAGAAAACGGTGGATTTGAAAACATCACTAACATTCCAGTTGAGAATGTAAATTGTTTGAAATGTCATCCTGGGACGAAAGCCGATGGAACACAGATTGATCCAACGACTTACACACCTGATTGTAATGATTGCCATAACTTTTCAGCTGGAACGCAAGTTCCCGATGATATTTGTTTGAAATGCCACAGCAGACAGAAAAATGAAAAAGCTCTTTATCCAGGGGTTGATGTTCACTTTGCTAAAGGTTTGACTTGTATGAGTTGCCACACTAAGAAAGAGATGCATGGTGATGGGACAAGCTATCAATCCTGGCTTGATCCCGGAGCAACTGAGGTAAGATGTGAGCAATGTCATTCACCTCTTACGAGCAATCCATCTCATGATATTCACTCTGCAAAAGTTCATTGCACAGCTTGCCATGCTAAAACAGTTATAACTTGCTATAACTGCCATTTTGAAAGCGAGTTGCAGGCAAAAATTAAAAGACCATATGGCATACTTCGTGATTTCGTTTTACTTGTCAGAAGAATGCCAGAGGGTAAAGTCTATTCTGGAACGGTCATGTCGCTTAAATATCAAAATCAAACATTTGTCACGATTGCACCTTACAGGTCTCATATCATCATGCCAAAGGATTCAACTCGTAAATGTTCTGAATGCCACAACAATGCAAATATTCAAACCTATAATCAAACTGGTCAAATTTATGTTGTGAAATGGGATGATAATCAAAAGAAGCTTATAAATACTAAGGGAGTTATACCAGTTCCACCGAATTGGATGACAGCGTTAAAATTTGACTTTGTTGATTATACGGGCAGGGTTGATTCCGCAACTGACCCAACCAAGTGGGTGTTCCTTAAATCAGGTGCAGACCTTGCGCAAGAGCTTTCTGCTTATGTTGCTCCTCTTACAGCCGAGCAGATGACGAAATTATCAATGCCTGTCAATGTTAAAGATGGAACAACACTTTTGCCAACCGAGTTCAAACTGTTGCAGAATTACCCGAACCCATTCAACCCAAGAACAACGATTGAATTTCATCTTCCAAAAGCAACGAATGTAACAATTAAAGTTTATAATTCAATTGGTGTTGAAGTAAAGACACTTGTCCGAAATAAAAGATATGAAGCGGGTATTCATAGAATAACTTTTGATGCTGGAAATCTCCCAAGTGGAGTTTATATCTACAAGATGACGACACCGGAGTTTTCAGCTTCGCGGAAGATGGTCTTGCTTAAATGATATTTTCCGTTGATCAAATTCAGCTGGCGGAGGCAATCGCCTCCGCTTTTTTATTTTTGGGCGAAAATTTTTATTTTTTAAGCAAAAATTAATCCGCCCCAATTTATGGCTGAAAAGAAGAAAGCAGGAAAACAAAAAAAGGAACAGATTTCAACCACTAATGAATTAATACCCCCTAAGTATCATTCCATGGTTTATCTCCTATTAATTTTATTTGCGCTTTTCATTTTTTTCAATGAGGCACTTTTAAAAGGGAAGGTTTTTATCTCCGGTGATATAATCGCTTTTAAAAGCTGGGTGGCTTTAATTGAGGACGCAAAACTTCAAAATGTCCCGCTTCTTTGGAACCCGTATATTTTCTGTGGTATGCCTGCCTATGCTAGTTTAAGCGTTGGCCCAGAACGCCCGTTTGATCTTTTGGGAATAACAAGAGACTTTACATTTAACCTGATTTTTAAAATCATCCCGAATCGTGATGTTTTTGAGATGGTCGTTTACTTGTTCTTGATGTCAATCGGCGCTTACATTCTATCGCAAAGAAAAGGAATGGGAAAATTTGTATCTTTTATCGTCGCTTTCTCAATGTCCTTTTCAACTTTTTTCATTGTTTGGCTCACCGTTGGACATCATACAAAAATTATTACAATGTCAGCTTTTCCATTTGTTTTGCTCCTGATTGATGAGTTGATGAATAGATTTAAGTTGCTTTACTTTGTTTTGCTTGTCGTCGCGATTTGGTTAATATTCGCAGCTTCACATATTCAAATGATGTTTTATGTCTATTTGGCGGTTGCTATTTATTACCTTACTTACTTCATCCACAAAATCCTCCGCAAAGAAAACATTATTGGTTTGATCAGATCAGGATTGCTTTTTTCGCTTGCAACTCTTTTTGCATTTGGAATTTTCCTTGATAAATATCTTCCTGTCTGGGAATATAACCATTATTCAATCAGAGGACAACCACCGTTGATTGAGAAGATAAATCAACAAGCGTCAGGAAAATCAGATAGACAAAGTACAGGGCTTGATTATGACTATGCAACGCAATGGTCTTTTAGCCCTGGGGAGATTTTGACATTTTTTGTTCCTTCTATTTATGGCTTTGGATGGAGAAATTACACGGGCGTTTTAACTGGTGGTGAAACTGTCAGGATAAACACTTATTTTGGTCCGATGCCCTTTACCGATGCTCCAAATTATTTAGGTGCGATAGTTCTTTTACTTGCTATTATCGGTGTCGTTTTCAATTTCAAAGAAAATATATTCGTCAGGTTTCTTGTCTTCCTTGTCATAATCTCTTTGTTTATCTCTTTCGGGAAAGAATTTCCCCTTGTCTACGACATTTTCTTTTATTATGTTCCTTATTTTAACCGTTTCAGAGTTCCGAGCATGATTCTTGCTCTTGTTATGTTTGCAGTTCCGGTGCTTGCTGGGTTTGGTTTATCTTCAATTATAAACTTTTACCGCAGTGGTATAAGCGAAAAGGTGAAAAATGTTTTCAGAAATTTGACAATTGCCTCAACCCTTTTACTTGCGATCACGATTTTTTTACCGAATTTTGTTTCCGAGATTTATAAGTCAATTTTTGCTGACAATCAAGCTGTTGCCCTTGTGATAAAAAATAATTTCGGCTTTGTAAATCAGGAAATTTATAATAGGGTTTCACCACACATCTATCAATTCATCTTTGACAATTTCATCAAAGATTTACGAATTTTCCTTCTCCTAGCTTTGCTTTTGTTTGGCTTATCTTATCTTTACCTGTCAAAAATTTTAAAGCAAAATATATTCAATCTCGGCATCGCATTGCTTGTCATATTTGACCTTTGGCGTGTGGATTCTCTTACACTTCACTACTCAGATAAAGAAGACCTTCAATCAATCTTTAATCCGCCAGATTATGTGCAGTATATAAAACAAGATACAACTTTATACCGAATTCTTGAGCTTAGCTCTGGGCAACCGGTTATGTCAAACCACCTTGCGATCTATCGCCTTCAAAATGTTTACGGCTATCACGGGGCTAAAATTAGAGCATATCAAGACCTTATTGAAATAGCTGGGATAACTAATCCGTTTGTGCTTAACATTTTAAACACAAAGTATGTGATAAGCGATAATGTTGACACAGTTTATGGAAATCTTGTTTTCAATGGGACGAGAAAAGTTTTGTTTAATAAAAATTACCTTCCGAGAGTTTTCTTCGTTAATCGCTATGAAGTTTCACAGCCGATTCAAATTTTAAACAAGATGAAAAATGCTGAATTCAACCCGATGGATGTCGTTTATCTTGAGGATACATTGGATATCAAAATTGACCCACCATCTCAGGATGCTTTTATTGAAATACTTGAGTATCAGATTCAAAAGATAAAACTAAAAGTGAAAGCAACTGGGAATAACCTTCTATTTTTGAGCGATGCTTGGTATCCGAAATGGAAGTGTTTTATTGACGGGAAGGAAACTCCAATTTTAAGGGCAAATTATGTCTTTCGTGCTGTTGTTGTCCCTGATGGGGAA
This genomic interval from Candidatus Thermokryptus mobilis contains the following:
- a CDS encoding (Fe-S)-binding protein, which codes for MANNGTLQKALETLEKQLNQPLKTALEVCARCGICAESCHYYVSEPKIEHVPAYRAEQLRKIYRRKNNFLGKIFPRLVNAIDLDEKTFDKLVEMAFSECTLCRRCTFNCPLGVDTPLVMRTIRAMATATGKAPEILVMLADAAIAKGENPEIFKELFLQQISELERELQEITGDQNAKIPVEKEGARILYVALAGAHTILPPAIIFNEVKEDWTLSLYEAANYGVFLGDVERAKKIAKRIIDEAKRLKVQEVIVAECGHACAALVWDAPNWFGEKFPFRVRSIIELLAEYIQKGILKVEKIHTQPITYHDSCNLARTGGIFREPRLILKSIANDFKDMNPNGIENYCCGGGGGLVALPEYYEKRMRAGKPKAEQIKKTNAKIVAAACENCKLQLADLNNYYNLGVEVKGVVDLVAEAILHRKKSISSVS
- a CDS encoding sulfurtransferase TusA family protein → MNEQIKVDLKLDLKGLLCPLPIVKLSQAIKDLPIGAVIEGVATDPGVMADVPAWVKSTGQELISIEQQGKEYRFLIKKVK
- a CDS encoding FlgD immunoglobulin-like domain containing protein, which codes for MWRKLTILTLLISLILFYQSFADVYPSNVRITQPYSDEPFDGKFDDYTGAKIWFTLNDSATRVVVKVYHDVNPAHVKTFELYNLTMGEHWVYWDGTLDDGSLAPAGNWVVEITAEQAGGYSAWTMYYDDDTGAKGLNIYTRGVDINKDPKSKDFGFIYAGNSGGPIGNGIIRYRADGQPAGDEGKPLILSTKDVLGANNVFHTTIDYLGRVYVSRTAAGDGVYRYDPRDGSLKKVVSFSGRPKGLAVSGTGSDFKLYIANGDRYNILVARLGTDDTLTVPLDTIAVFLPDSLYVNDLVVINDSVMYVNLKKGTGTFGANPSWTEKYIIYGKTRVTRADTVWSIYWGSAANIAGIAYYNDQLFISVRESPAGSINGVWRVWDLNATTPSYERIFNPPLGTISSAADLTVDIVGNIIFFENTNEHIYFIAPPNGPNSFTLVAPDTINITAPGKAVKLVSIAEARKDEDNDYIPDYKATGDTLMVVGTVFSPNYTLPTNTSYYIYDNTGAINVFKSGVALNFNPGDRLLVIGKIDQFRGLTEIIPLTADSTTIRVVATGYPLPTPRRLTVSEFLSNFEQYEAQLIQLDSLWKASTSVAWPASGSDANMTFVSFAKTETLTVRIDRDTDIDGQPEPQYPVTVIGIASQYTTGSAVVTGGYQILPRYYATDFRTINLPPAPPILALPANYASLHILSTDTVEFVWYKALDGNVPPDTITYYLRLAKDSAMTQVVRVDTLIADTVKAIKGADLFPLFTPGDTTLVLWWRVDATDKKSPAVKSAIWKLNLTKPTKVEIAEDGIPTDYYLSQNYPNPFNPVTTIKFGLPEDAQVELSVYNILGQKVATLVNEYRRAGHYVVQFDGSNYASGTYFYVLRAGNKVLKNKMLLIK
- a CDS encoding DsrE/DsrF/DrsH-like family protein; translation: MENNKLSMVVFSGDMDKLMAAFIIATGAAASGMEVTMFFTFWGLQAIKKNEKTGRSFFGRLLGFMLKDINGVGPSKMNFGGIGRWMFKKMMKAKNVALLNQLREMAVQLGVKLVPCQMSMEVMEISTENLISGVSAPVGVASFLEEARNSKITLFI
- a CDS encoding MerR family transcriptional regulator, with the protein product MKPINKKEPIFPIGIVAQRLGISESTIRMYEREGLIIPYKKESGHRLFSERDMERIECIKKTIAEKKISIAGIRRLLALIPCWEIKNCPIEIRNECPAYVDYEKPCWLHKVNLKGDCATNECRECEVYNSIKSCDELKELLKKYLVSSQV
- a CDS encoding T9SS type A sorting domain-containing protein; this translates as MRLRTLFSVLLSLFVYSLVFSQDPANFPTSLHKTREGKRTWYKKENGGFENITNIPVENVNCLKCHPGTKADGTQIDPTTYTPDCNDCHNFSAGTQVPDDICLKCHSRQKNEKALYPGVDVHFAKGLTCMSCHTKKEMHGDGTSYQSWLDPGATEVRCEQCHSPLTSNPSHDIHSAKVHCTACHAKTVITCYNCHFESELQAKIKRPYGILRDFVLLVRRMPEGKVYSGTVMSLKYQNQTFVTIAPYRSHIIMPKDSTRKCSECHNNANIQTYNQTGQIYVVKWDDNQKKLINTKGVIPVPPNWMTALKFDFVDYTGRVDSATDPTKWVFLKSGADLAQELSAYVAPLTAEQMTKLSMPVNVKDGTTLLPTEFKLLQNYPNPFNPRTTIEFHLPKATNVTIKVYNSIGVEVKTLVRNKRYEAGIHRITFDAGNLPSGVYIYKMTTPEFSASRKMVLLK
- a CDS encoding YfhO family protein, with product MAEKKKAGKQKKEQISTTNELIPPKYHSMVYLLLILFALFIFFNEALLKGKVFISGDIIAFKSWVALIEDAKLQNVPLLWNPYIFCGMPAYASLSVGPERPFDLLGITRDFTFNLIFKIIPNRDVFEMVVYLFLMSIGAYILSQRKGMGKFVSFIVAFSMSFSTFFIVWLTVGHHTKIITMSAFPFVLLLIDELMNRFKLLYFVLLVVAIWLIFAASHIQMMFYVYLAVAIYYLTYFIHKILRKENIIGLIRSGLLFSLATLFAFGIFLDKYLPVWEYNHYSIRGQPPLIEKINQQASGKSDRQSTGLDYDYATQWSFSPGEILTFFVPSIYGFGWRNYTGVLTGGETVRINTYFGPMPFTDAPNYLGAIVLLLAIIGVVFNFKENIFVRFLVFLVIISLFISFGKEFPLVYDIFFYYVPYFNRFRVPSMILALVMFAVPVLAGFGLSSIINFYRSGISEKVKNVFRNLTIASTLLLAITIFLPNFVSEIYKSIFADNQAVALVIKNNFGFVNQEIYNRVSPHIYQFIFDNFIKDLRIFLLLALLLFGLSYLYLSKILKQNIFNLGIALLVIFDLWRVDSLTLHYSDKEDLQSIFNPPDYVQYIKQDTTLYRILELSSGQPVMSNHLAIYRLQNVYGYHGAKIRAYQDLIEIAGITNPFVLNILNTKYVISDNVDTVYGNLVFNGTRKVLFNKNYLPRVFFVNRYEVSQPIQILNKMKNAEFNPMDVVYLEDTLDIKIDPPSQDAFIEILEYQIQKIKLKVKATGNNLLFLSDAWYPKWKCFIDGKETPILRANYVFRAVVVPDGEHEILFVYKDDEFELGSKVSLGINIFVLLLLFASIYPNVKKLIDKHKS